The Sorangiineae bacterium MSr11954 DNA segment CGCAAAAGATCCTCCCCGGGCTGGGGCCCGCGCGACGAACCGCGCGCGCGACCAACCAATGGTGGTCCTCGAACGGAACGTGCGCAGGCGCGCATCTGCTCGTCGACTTCGACGGTACGGTGGCCTGCTTCGCCGATCTGGTGACCGAGATGACCTACCACGCCACCAGCGTGAACGCGCACACCATCGGCATCGAGATCGCGCAGGGGCCGAACGCGGAGCTCTGGGAAGGCCAGCTCGATGCGGTGGTGCACCTGGTCGACTGGCTCACCGCGCGCTTCGATATCCAACGTCAGATCCCCGATCTGTACCGCGGTTCGCTGGCTCGTTTGCGCGAGGGCGGCCGCGATGTGGTGGGGGTCTACGGGCACCGCGATCAGAGCGCGATGCGCGGCGAGGGCGATCCGGGCAACGAAGTCTTTCGCCGTTTGGGCGACGTGGGCTACGAGCCGTTCGATTTCGGCAGCGGCGCCGATCGCATGGCATGGCGCCCCCGTCAACGGCTCCTGGGGGTGGCCGACGATGGCGTCGCGGGGCCCATGACGTGCAACGCCATCCGCGCGTTCCAACGAAACCACGAGCTCCCCGAGACGGGCCTCGCCGACGCGGCAACGCGCGCCATTCTCGAGCGGGTCGACGAGCCGGTGTAGCGAAGTCGATCGTGTCGGCTGCGCGATTCGAGCACCGACCGCGGACGAACGCCGCCATGGGCGCCGGCGATTCGTAGCGCCGGTTCCGTAGCTCCACGCAGCGGTTCCATCGCCCGCGGCGCGACGGGCGAATGCGCTGTCGCCAATCGACCACGGTGCGGGGCCGGAACATGTCGTTCTCGGCGCACGCGTGTGAATGGTGGACTTCACCCGTGCGCGATGCATCGCGAAATCGCATCGGGCGCAGATGCGATCGCGCACGACGCGCCTGGCGCGCTACTTGCGAAGCTTCATGAAAGGGGGCGGATAGAAGCGGCTTGGTTTGTCTTGGAGATTGTCGACCTAAATGAATACCCGTTCGCGTGCACGTCGTTTCCTTGCTCTTTCGATTTTGCCTGGCTCGTTGATTCTTACGTCCTCCTCGTTCGCGTCGGCCGAAGACTACGGCGGCAGCAGCTGGCGGCGTTCGCCGTCCGTGAGCATCGCGCTCGAACGGGTGGGCGGCGGCAGCTACTCGAAGCTGGCCTCGAGCGACCATGATGATCAGTCGGCGTCGCTGAGCGCTTTTGGAATTGGCAGCGTCAATGTCAATCCTTATACGGCGCCGCGCTTGGGCGTCGACTACATCACGCCCGTGGGGGTGACGGTCGGCGGCGGGCTCGGATTTGGCCGCTTTGCGCTCTCGTCCAAATCGGGTAACCGCTCCACCGACGATGGCTCGCTCTTCATCTATACGTTGACCCCGCGGGTGGGCTACCGCATTCCCCTCGGCCCCCGCTTCGATCTCACGCCGCGCGCCGGGGTCACCTTGGCGGGTGGCTCGGCCGACGCGGGCGATCATAGCAACGAGAGCCTCGGCGTCTTTGCCGTGGCGCTCTCGGGCGAGGTGGCGGGCGCCATCCGTTTGACCCCCTCGTTCAATTTGCTGGTGGGCGCCGGGTTCGATCACACCGTGCACGCCAACAGCTCGCGCGAGTGGAAGACGACGTCCTCGGGCGGATCGACCACCACGAAGCGGTCGGAGGATATCAAAGGTTCTTTGTGGACCGCCCAAGGCTGGATTGGAATCGGAGGTTATCTCTAGCCGCGCCCGCCGCGCTCCGGCGCATCGCGCCCCCGGCGCACCCTGCTCCGGCGCGCCGCGTGCAGCATCAACGGCGAGCCCAATCCGGTAGATCCTCGGGGGTATCCCAATCGTTCCACGCGGCCTGCTCCTCGGGCGCGAGCGGCCACTCGGCCGCCCCGCACGCGGCGAAGAGCTGCTGAAACGAGCGCACCCCCGCGCCGATTCGTTCGGCCAGCACCGGCTCGACGCGCGCCGTGTCGTAGCGGGCGAGAAACGGTTCGAAGGGCCCATCGGGCGTGCGCCGCGCGGCCACGATGGGCGCGCTCATGGGAGCATCCCGAAGGCGCGTGACGAGCGCCTCCGTGACGAAGGGCATATCGCACGCGACCGCGAGGGCCGGCTCACGGCGCGCGTGCGCCAAGAGCGCCGCCAGGCCGCCCAATGGGCCGATGCCCGCGGGCGAATCGGCCAACACCACGACGTGCGGAGCCACCCCCGCATACGATGCCGCGTCGCCCACCAGCGCGGCCTCGAGATCGCACGCGTGCGCCAATCGGACCATGCGCTCCACGATGGTCTCCCCCGAGGCCGACACCGGCAAAAGCCCCTTTGGAAATCCGCCCATGCGCCGGGCGCGCCCGCCGACGAAGATCCCGAGAACGGGCCGGCGGCGGGCCCCCGCCGTCATCCCCGCGCGCCGGGTGCGGGCTCGTTGGCGGCCGGCGGCAGAAGCCCGAGCTCCTGGAGCACCCACCCAAACTTGCGTGGATCGCGCTTTGGCTCCGCCATTTTGACCAGCGCATAGCGCCCTTCCTCCTCGAGCCCTGCCCACGTCTCCGGAGGCAGCACACACCCGAGCGCATCGAGCCTCTCTTGCACCGGCGGCGGCGGA contains these protein-coding regions:
- a CDS encoding N-acetylmuramoyl-L-alanine amidase; this translates as MGEDGARRPPGTWIRALVLHTTRGIPGGRDLRPQKILPGLGPARRTARATNQWWSSNGTCAGAHLLVDFDGTVACFADLVTEMTYHATSVNAHTIGIEIAQGPNAELWEGQLDAVVHLVDWLTARFDIQRQIPDLYRGSLARLREGGRDVVGVYGHRDQSAMRGEGDPGNEVFRRLGDVGYEPFDFGSGADRMAWRPRQRLLGVADDGVAGPMTCNAIRAFQRNHELPETGLADAATRAILERVDEPV
- a CDS encoding molybdenum cofactor guanylyltransferase, with protein sequence MTAGARRRPVLGIFVGGRARRMGGFPKGLLPVSASGETIVERMVRLAHACDLEAALVGDAASYAGVAPHVVVLADSPAGIGPLGGLAALLAHARREPALAVACDMPFVTEALVTRLRDAPMSAPIVAARRTPDGPFEPFLARYDTARVEPVLAERIGAGVRSFQQLFAACGAAEWPLAPEEQAAWNDWDTPEDLPDWARR